In one Magallana gigas chromosome 7, xbMagGiga1.1, whole genome shotgun sequence genomic region, the following are encoded:
- the LOC105332577 gene encoding putative chitinase 1 precursor (The RefSeq protein has 1 substitution compared to this genomic sequence) yields MKGQACMVLISVWLSCVDGEFIKMCYYSAWAIYRDGSQALTPEDIDAHHCSHLVLAYATIDDTGKNLKFPDTYENMHLPERLNDMRDHKDDLNMVLSVGGWMMDSEAWSNVVRDKESMDTFTANAITFLRFHDFDGIDLDWQYPAFRGSSHEDQARLVELCERFRHGIETESEPDSKWHLSFSLSVDPSAHRVMYSYDLKRLAKEVDFFNLKTYDLHGHWSEPLTADHHSPLVGGDELSPEPKDSVNELAKEWVMSGVPASQIVMGLAFYGRSFKLKSANYSFPGAPAVGPGSDGGEGIPVNKICHLIRGGVEEKYIPEKRVPYYVIDDEWVGFDNPRSIREKAQLVAKNHLGGIAMWTMDQDDHRGVCGEKWPLMFAIIHGLGPLEYVSYVSAKHESLRELVNKKIIHANAQFAYYSEAFDSRNARKWEQKLAVLTTKLADMQAQQSVFWSKVQGAATRGGSPMPPIDKPSWTM; encoded by the exons ATGAAGGGCCAAGCGTGTATGGTTTTGATTTCCGTGTGGTTGTCTTGCGTTGATGGGG AATTTATCAAGATGTGTTACTACAGCGCCTGGGCGATCTATCGGGACGGCTCCCAGGCCCTTACCCCCGAGGACATTGACGCCCATCATTGCTCCCACCTGGTCCTGGCTTACGCCACCATAGACGACACGGGAAAAAACCTCAAATTCCCGGACACCTACGAAAACATGCATCT GCCCGAGAGGCTGAATGATATGAGGGACCACAAGGACGACCTGAACATGGTCCTGTCGGTGGGAGGGTGGATGATGGACAGCGAGGCGTGGTCAAACGTGGTCAGGGACAAGGAATCAATGGATACCTTCACCGCAAACGCCATAACATTCCTCCGCTTCCACGACTTTGACGGGATAGATCTGGACTGGCAGTACCCGGCATTTAGAGGAAGCTCCCACGAGGATCAGGCGAGACTAGTGGAGTTATGTGAG CGTTTTCGACATGGAATCGAGACTGAGTCGGAACCTGATAGTAAGTGGCACCTGTCGTTTTCGTTGTCTGTCGACCCCTCGGCCCATCGAGTGATGTACTCCTACGACCTCAAAAGATTAGCCAA GGAGGTCGACTTTTTCAACCTGAAGACTTATGACCTTCACGGTCACTGGAGCGAGCCCCTAACTGCTGACCATCACAGTCCACTGGTAGGCGGGGACGAGCTTAGCCCTGAGCCCAAGGACAGCGTG AACGAGCTGGCAAAGGAATGGGTAATGTCCGGAGTTCCGGCGAGCCAGATTGTCATAGGTCTGGCTTTCTACGGCCGTTCCTTCAAACTGAAGAGCGCTAACTACTCCTTCCCTGGCGCCCCTGCCGTAGGTCCGGGCTCAGACGGAGGAGAAGGGATACCTGTTAACAAA ATTTGTCACTTGATACGTGGTGGTGTGGAAGAAAAGTACATTCCAGAAAAACGAGTGCCTTATTACGTCATTGATGACGAATGGGTCGGGTTCGACAATCCAAGAAGCATTAGggaaaaa GCTCAATTAGTTGCCAAAAACCACTTGGGTGGCATAGCGATGTGGACGATGGATCAGGATGACCACCGCGGGGTGTGTGGGGAAAAATGGCCGCTTATGTTTGCGATTATTCACGGTCTCGGTCCTCTGGAATACGTGAGCTATGTGTCTGCAAAACACGAATCTCTCAGGGAATTGGTGAATAAGAAAATCATACACGCTAACGCACAGTTTGCCTATTATTCTGAAGCGTTTGACAGTAGAAATGCCAGGAAATGGGAACAGAAGTTAGCGGTTCTAACGACGAAACTTGCGGACATGCAGGCCCAGCAGTCCGTGTTCTGGTCCAAAGTACAAGGGGCGGCAACTCGTGGGGGTAGTCCCATGCCACCCATTGACAAACCGTCCTGGACTATGTGA
- the LOC105332575 gene encoding putative chitinase precursor (The RefSeq protein has 2 substitutions compared to this genomic sequence) — translation MNVYTIVSVFVTVISLTFVQGQHFQRFCVYNGFAIARDGEHALQPEDIDPFLCTHIVFSFAEVDETGTRLKDPDHFEANYLYQRIIRLRKLNHRLNMILSVGGWDKGSEGFSKLVSSRENMLKFTKWVIIYLRRFDFDGLDFDWQFPALRDSSLQDKKRFADLCDVIALEFDIEEIPDIKWKLTFTLTFHPLLPVMHFGYDIPRLSSKAHYINLKMYDLYGHWDDPLLARHHSALTGPKGFNNINDLVEMWEEKGVPGHKMVLGMPFFGKSYRLEDPAISMPGAPAIGPGTDNGDGIPLKHLCHLIRSGLNESFIPSQQVPYLVQGDEWIGYDNQRSIMNKATFVFNKPLAGVLLYSLDMDDHKGACGAGKFPMSMSVIHGLQAYMLYMQRKHMAIGEIYRTKINSARVSRRAYFMAGKKDMVAKEDKKIAGLQKEQDIAMGKMTAEVQSAQAMMNKPFELPSPNQRSFNW, via the exons aTGAATGTGTATACAACTGTTTCTGTGTTTGTCACTGTGATTTCCCTTACTTTTGTTCAAG GACAGCACTTTCAGAGGTTCTGTGTATACAATGGTTTTGCGATAGCACGTGACGGTGAGCATGCACTCCAGCCGGAAGACATCGACCCCTTCCTATGTACCCACATCGTCTTCTCCTTCGCCGAGGTCGACGAAACAGGAACGAGGCTAAAGGACCCCGATCACTTCGAGGCCAATTATTT ATATCAAAGAATTATTCGCCTTAGAAAATTAAACCACCGCCTCAACATGATTCTGTCGGTTGGAGGATGGGATAAGGGCAGCGAGGGGTTTTCAAAACTTGTATCATCGCGTGAAAATATGTTGAAGTTTACTAAATGGGTGATCATTTATCTCCGCCGCTTCGACTTTGATGGACTTGATTTTGACTGGCAGTTCCCTGCACTGAGAGACAGCAGTCTGCAGGACAAGAAGCGATTCGCCGACCTTTGTGAC GTGATCGCCCTTGAGTTTGATATCGAAGAAATCCCTGACATCAAATGGAAGTTGACCTTTACCCTCACCTTTCACCCTCTGCTTCCAGTTATGCACTTTGGTTATGATATTCCCCGTCTTTCAAG TAAGGCCCATTATATCAACCTGAAGATGTACGATCTGTACGGCCACTGGGACGATCCTCTGCTGGCGCGACATCACAGTGCTCTGACGGGTCCCAAGGGATTCAACAACATC AATGATTTGGTGGAGATGTGGGAAGAGAAGGGAGTTCCCGGTCACAAGATGGTCCTGGGAATGCCGTTCTTTGGAAGATCCTACCGCCTGGAGGATCCCGCCATTTCAATGCCTGGGGCACCTGCCATCGGACCCGGCACAGATAATGGAGACGGAATTCCTCTCAAGCAT CTATGCCACCTGATACGAAGTGGGTTGAATGAGAGCTTCATTCCATCACAACAAGTGCCTTACCTGGTGCAGGGGGATGAATGGATCGGCTACGACAATCAGAGAAGTATCATGAACAAG GCCACCTTTGTTTTCAACAAACCTTTGGCCGGGGTATTGCTCTACTCCCTCGACATGGACGATCACAAGGGAGCCTGTGGGGCGGGAAAATTCCCCATGTCCATGTCAGTGATCCACGGTCTCCAGGCGTACATGCTGTACATGCAGCGGAAACACATGGCCATTGGCGAGATCTACAGGACAAAGATTAACAGCGCACGCGTGTCCAGGAGAGCTTACTTTATGGCGGGAAAAAAAGACATGGTCGCAAAGGAGGATAAAAAAATCGCTGGATTGCAAAAAGAACAAGACATTGCAATGGGCAAGATGACTGCAGAGGTACAATCTGCACAAGCCATGATGAACAAACCTTTTGAACTGCCATCCCCCAATCAACGATCATTTAATTGGTAG